The genome window CGCGCCGTAGCCGGCAGTCGCCGCTTCGCCGAAGGGCGCGACGAAACCGGTCAGGACCAGGACCGTGGCGTTCGTCAGGATCGTCCCGCAGCCGCTCGGGATCGCGATCCGCAGGATCTCCACCGTGTGCCGCCAGCGGGGGATCAGCATCGACCACGCCGGCCGCACGACCGAGCCCGGCCGCCACAGCGGCCGCAGCAGGGCCAGCATGGCGGCGACGTTGTAGGCCACAATCGCCGCCGCCGCTCCGGCGATCCCGAGCCCCGGAAACAGACCGGCTCCGAAGATCAGCAGCGGCGAGACCGCGAGCGTCACGACACCCCCGACCGCTCCCACGAGCGCCGGATAAGCGGCATTGCCGGTCCCGCGGAGCACGCTCGCCGCCGCGCCGAAGATCCAGAACGGCGTCGCGCTCAGGAACAGGAGGTCCGAATACCGGACCGCCGCCGCGAGCGAAGGGCCGGACGCGCCGAGTGCCCGGTAGATCGCTCCGCCGCCGAGCTGCATCGCGAGCGTGTAGGCCACCCCGATCAGGGCCGCGAGGCCGAGCGCCGTCCCGGTCAGTCCGCGGGCCTCCTCAACCTTGCCGGACCCGAGCGCCCGGGCGACCCGCGACGCGACTCCGCCGCCGTACGCGCCGGCGGAGAGCGTCGTCATCAGCATGACGAGCGGAAAACTGAGCGAGACTCCCGCCAGCGCCGAAGGACCGAGCCGGCCGATGAACGCCGTTTCGCCCGCCGAGACGATTCCCTGGAGCGACATCAGCGCGATCGTCGGGGCGGCCAGACGGAGGAGCGTCGGCAGGACCGGCCCGTCGAGCATCGCCTCCGCCGCCCGCGGCTTCGCCGGCTCGGGCCGGTCTGCTGTGGCGGCGGCGACAAACCGCTCGATGGCGGTCTCGGAAGAAACGGAAGACACCGGAGACCTCACGGGAGCAGGGCGGTGGGCCGAAGGGATTCGGCGGGATGTCGACCGCGGTCGCCGCGACTTCTCGTCACCGCGGCGCTGCGACTCGTCGTCGCCGTGCTATAATGACGGTCGACATCAATACGGCGGAATCATGATGGTCGTCATGTAACGTGTCAAGAGGGGGCCGCGGCGTCGCGGCTTGGTCCGGCGGTTCCGGACGGTGGCCGGGACCCGGAAGAGCAGGGGAGCGAGCGATGAAAGTGACCCGCGAGCAGGCGGCGAAAAACCGCGAACAGATCCTCGACACCGCCGCCCGACTCTTCCGCGAGCGGGGCCTGGACGGCATCGGCGTCGCGGACCTGATGCGGGAAGCGGGCTTCACGCACGGCGGCTTCTACGGCCACTTCGAGTCCAAAGAGGACCTGATGGCCCAGGCCTGCCAGCGGGCCTTCGAAGGGAAAGAGGAGTGGTGGAACGCGGTCCTGGAAGGCGAGAAGAAAGGCGGCCCGCTCGCCGGGCTGGCGAAGATGTATCTCACCGAAGCTCACCGCGACGCGCCGGGACAGGGCTGCCCCCTCCCCTGCCTGGCGGTCGACGTCTCGCGCCAGTCGCCGGAGGTCCGCCGCTCCTTCACCGAGGGGATTCGCCGCGCCTTCGAACGCCTGGCCTCCAAGCTGACAGGCCGTCCGCCGAAGGAGCAGCGACGAGAAGCCATCCGCGGCTGGGCGTCGGTCGTTGGAGCGATGGTCCTGGCGCGGGCGGTGGACGACCCGGCGCTGTCGGCGGAGATCCTCCGCGCGGTTCGGGAATCGTTCCAGGAGAAGTAGATGACGTGCTTCGTCATCGGCTGCGGAGGTTAAACACCAAGACACAAAGATCTCACCAAGAGCACCAAGACGTCCGCCTGCGAGATGAGCTCTTAGTGATCTTGGTGCCTCCTTGGTGCCTTGGTGTTTAACAACCCGCCCCCAAATCTCACCGGGGCCAGCTAGCGGGAGCCGGACGGCTTACGCGCCGCCTTCGAGCTGCGGGCGGTCGCGGCCGACTGGGCCGCCGCCTTCGTTCGGGCGTGCCGCTCCATCTTCTCCCGAAAATCCTGGCTCGCGCTCGGGGCGCAGACCAGCCGGAAGTCCGGGTCACTCAGGTCGCGCCCCGTGTTGCGGTCAATCAACGCCGGATCCGCAATCGTGTCGTTCCGCATATCCTTGATGACGACACTCGCCCCCTCGGGGGAAAAGTGCTTGCTCCCCCACGCCAGGAGCGCGAACAGCACCGGCTGAAAGTCCCGCCCCTTGTCGGTCAGGACGTACTCGTCCCGTGGCGGATGCTCGCTGTACCGCCGCTTCTCCAGCAGCCCGTCGTCGACAAGACCCTTCAGTCGCCGCGTCAGAATCGTCGGCGCGATCTCGAGACTCTTCTGGAACGCGTCGAACCGCGTCACCCCTTCCAGGGCGTCGCGCAGAATCAGGATGCTCCACCAGTCGCCGATCTGGTCGACGCACCGGGCGATCGGACACTCGCAATGGCCAACGCGTTTTCTCTGCATTGACAAATCTTAGCGTGTTACTATTATGATGGTAGTGACAATCGTTGGCCGGTCGCGCAAACTACGTCGATTGGCCTGCCAAACCGTCTGACCCGTGAATGTCGGAGAGGCGGCTGGACTCCCTTCGTCCGGGCCAGCATTTTCCATCGTCAGTGTTCCGCGTCCCTCGGAGGGATTCCGCCCGGTGGCGGATTTCTCACCGAACCTGTTCGTCCGTTCCGGCGTCCCGCACGCGCGGACGGCCGACCCCCTCGCTCGTTCAGGAAGAACCGGAGAGAGGAAGGCCCGGTTCGCTGTTGTGTCGACCGTCCCGCTCGACACCTTTGATTCTACACCTCGTCGGGGTAGTGACCACACATGCAGTCATTTCGTCATGCCGTCGCGTCGGCGCTCCGGAGCGGCGCTGTCGCAGCGGGACTCCTCCTGGCGGCAGGCTGCTCGCAGCCCGCGCCACCCCCGGCTCCCCCACCGGTGGAGGTCGTCTCGGCCTCCCCGGTCAAGCTCTCGATCGTCGAATGGGACGAGTACGTCGGCCGGCTCGACCCGATTGACTTCGTGGAAGTCCGGGCCCGCGTCAGCGGCTACCTCGACTCGACGAACTTCGAGGAAGGGCAGATCGTCAAGCAGGGAGAGCTGCTCTGCGTGATCGACCCCCGTCCGTTCCAGGCGGAAGTCCGCCGGGCCCAGGCCGAAGTGAACCGGGCCCAGTCGCTCGTCCGGCAGGCCAAGGCGACCGTCGGCCAGGTCGAGGCGGAGATCCAGGAAGCGCAGGCCAAGCTCGATCTCGCCAACAAGCAGCACGAGCGGTCCCGCCGGCTCGCCCAGCAGAACGCCCTCTCGCAGGACCAGTTTGACGTCACCGAGTCCGAAGTCAGCAAGACCGAGGCGAACCTCCGGGCGGTCCAGGCGCGGCTCACCCTCTCGAACACGCAGGTCGCTTCCGCCGACTCCGACGTCGCCGCCGCTCAGGCCGCCCTCGCCGTCGCGGACCTGAACCTCGAGTACACGCAGGTCAAAGCCCCGATCACCGGCCGCGTCAGCTCGCGGCATGTCACCGAGGGGAACCTGATCAGCGGCGGGCAGGCCCAGTCCACGCTGATCACGACGATCGTCTCGCTCGATCCGATCCACTGCCACTTCGACGCCGACGAGAGCTCCTACCTCAAGTACGAGCAGCTGGCCAAGGAAGGAAAACTCGGCAGCTCGCGGCAGGTGAAGCATCCGGTCTACATCGGCCTCGGCAACGAGCCGAACGCCTTCCCCCATCCGGGGCACATGGACTTCGTCGACAACCGCCTCGACCCCGAGACCGGGACGATGCGGTGCCGGGCGATCCTCGCCAATCCGGATCTCTCGCTGACGCCGGGACTCTTCACCCGCGTCCGGCTCCCCGGAAGCGGCCGTCACGAATCGATCCTGATCCCGGACTTCACGGTCAGCACGGACCAGTCGGAGAAGTACGTGTTCGTCGTCGAGGCGGACGGAAAGATCCGCCGCCAGGTGATCGAGCTCGGTCCGATCGTCCAGGGGCTGCGGGTGATCCGCAAGGGGCTCGACGGCTCGGAGAAGATCGTTCTCCGCGGCCAGCAGCGGGTCCGCCCCGGCGTCACGGTCGTCTCCAAGGATGAGGCGATCGAGCCGGTCCAGGACGGCCTGCCGACCGACAGCGACCCGGTCCCGAAGGAGAAGTGGCTCTCACGGCCCGAGCGGGAAGCCCGCCCGCCGTTCTCCGCCACCGGCGCACCGCCGATCGCGGAAGTGATCGAGACCCGCAACTGATTTTCACCGGTCCGCCCGGAGTCATCTCCCGGCGGACCTTTTTCGTCGCCGAAGCCCAGTGTTTCCCGGCGGCCACCTGGATTCCCGCGCAACCGGCCGTTCCCCGACCGTCTTTCGGTCCGGGGTTCCGCCTGCGTCTCTCCTGAGATCTGACTTCCGATGAAGTTCGCTCACTTCTTCATTGACCGCCCGATCTTCGCGACGGTGGTCTCGATCGTCACCGTGATCCTCGGCGGAATCGCCTACCGGGCGCTCCCCGTCTCGCAGTATCCCGACATTGTCCCGCCGACGATCGTCGTCCGCGCGGTCTACCCCGGCGCCTCGCCCGAGGTCATCGCCGACACCGTCGCGACGCCGATCGAGCAGGAAGTCAACGGCGTCGAAGACATGCTCTACATGTCGTCGCAGTCGACGACCGACGGCGTGATGCAGCTCACCGTGACCTTCAAGCTGGGGACCGACCTCGACAAGGCGCAGGTCCTCGTCCAGAACCGGGTCGCCACGGCTCTCCCGCGGCTCCCGGAAGACGTCCGCCGCCAGGGGGTGACGACGCTCAAGGCGTCGGCCGACTTCCTGATGTTCATTCAGCTCATCTCTCCCAAGGGAGAGTACGACCAGCTCTACATCTCGAACTACGGGCTGATCCAGGTGAAGGACGCGCTCGCCCGCGTGGACGGGGTCGGCAGCGTGATGATGTTCGGCCTTCGCGAGTACAGCATGCGGGTCTGGCTCGACCCGGACCGCATGGCCCACCTCTCGCTGACGACCGCCGAAGTTGCCGCCGCCCTCCGCGCCCAGAACGTGCAGGTCGCCTCGGGGATCATCGGCCAGCCTCCGCTGGAGAAGTCCGGCGACTTCCAGCTCATCATCAGCACCCTCGGCCGCCTCCTGGATCCGGAGCAGTTCGCAAACCTGATCGTCCGCACCGGCCAGGACGGACGCGTCATCCGGGTGAAGGACGTCGCCAAGGTCGAACTCGGCGGCCGCGACTTCTCGATGACCGGCTACCTCGACGGCATGGACTCGATCGGGATCGGGATGACGCAGCGCCCCGGCTCGAACTCGCTCGCCACGGCCGAGGCGGTCGAGACGATGATGGAGGACCTCTCGAAGAACTTCCCCGCGGGGATCGAGCACAAGATCGTCTACAACCCGACGGTCTTCGTCCGGAAGTCGATCGAGTCGGTCATCCACACGCTGTTCGAGGCGGCGGTCCTCGTGGTCATCGTCGTCCTCGTCTTCCTCCAGAACTGGCGGGCGACGCTGATTCCGCTCGTGGCGATCCCGGTGTCGCTGATCGGAACCTTCATCGCCATGGCGGCGTTCGGGTTCTCGCTCAACATGCTCTCGCTGTTCGGCCTCGTGCTGGCGATCGGGATCGTGGTCGACGACGCGATCGTCGTGGTGGAGAACGTGGAGCGGCACATCGCGGCGGGGCTCTCCCCGCGCGAGGC of Planctomyces sp. SH-PL14 contains these proteins:
- a CDS encoding MATE family efflux transporter; its protein translation is MSSVSSETAIERFVAAATADRPEPAKPRAAEAMLDGPVLPTLLRLAAPTIALMSLQGIVSAGETAFIGRLGPSALAGVSLSFPLVMLMTTLSAGAYGGGVASRVARALGSGKVEEARGLTGTALGLAALIGVAYTLAMQLGGGAIYRALGASGPSLAAAVRYSDLLFLSATPFWIFGAAASVLRGTGNAAYPALVGAVGGVVTLAVSPLLIFGAGLFPGLGIAGAAAAIVAYNVAAMLALLRPLWRPGSVVRPAWSMLIPRWRHTVEILRIAIPSGCGTILTNATVLVLTGFVAPFGEAATAGYGAAGRLEYLLIPVVFGIGSALVPLVAANDGAGRADRVRQFTRAGALLGMAVCAVVGLTVAIAPQLWMGLFTTDASVQAIGESYLRRVGPAFPCLGLGLALYFASQGRGRMVPPLLATSTRLLISSVGGAVAVRLAGGSLDSVFHVMSAGLAAYALIMVFVMRRELGLSAS
- a CDS encoding TetR/AcrR family transcriptional regulator — its product is MKVTREQAAKNREQILDTAARLFRERGLDGIGVADLMREAGFTHGGFYGHFESKEDLMAQACQRAFEGKEEWWNAVLEGEKKGGPLAGLAKMYLTEAHRDAPGQGCPLPCLAVDVSRQSPEVRRSFTEGIRRAFERLASKLTGRPPKEQRREAIRGWASVVGAMVLARAVDDPALSAEILRAVRESFQEK
- a CDS encoding efflux RND transporter periplasmic adaptor subunit; translated protein: MQSFRHAVASALRSGAVAAGLLLAAGCSQPAPPPAPPPVEVVSASPVKLSIVEWDEYVGRLDPIDFVEVRARVSGYLDSTNFEEGQIVKQGELLCVIDPRPFQAEVRRAQAEVNRAQSLVRQAKATVGQVEAEIQEAQAKLDLANKQHERSRRLAQQNALSQDQFDVTESEVSKTEANLRAVQARLTLSNTQVASADSDVAAAQAALAVADLNLEYTQVKAPITGRVSSRHVTEGNLISGGQAQSTLITTIVSLDPIHCHFDADESSYLKYEQLAKEGKLGSSRQVKHPVYIGLGNEPNAFPHPGHMDFVDNRLDPETGTMRCRAILANPDLSLTPGLFTRVRLPGSGRHESILIPDFTVSTDQSEKYVFVVEADGKIRRQVIELGPIVQGLRVIRKGLDGSEKIVLRGQQRVRPGVTVVSKDEAIEPVQDGLPTDSDPVPKEKWLSRPEREARPPFSATGAPPIAEVIETRN
- a CDS encoding winged helix-turn-helix transcriptional regulator; translated protein: MQRKRVGHCECPIARCVDQIGDWWSILILRDALEGVTRFDAFQKSLEIAPTILTRRLKGLVDDGLLEKRRYSEHPPRDEYVLTDKGRDFQPVLFALLAWGSKHFSPEGASVVIKDMRNDTIADPALIDRNTGRDLSDPDFRLVCAPSASQDFREKMERHARTKAAAQSAATARSSKAARKPSGSR